In a single window of the Zea mays cultivar B73 chromosome 5, Zm-B73-REFERENCE-NAM-5.0, whole genome shotgun sequence genome:
- the LOC100191161 gene encoding uncharacterized protein LOC100191161, protein MATTSARRPSGPVLSAAHYRSASPTRVSLAGQPVSVSVSSSSRGRRTCMCSPTNHPGSFRCSLHKERVKYLTHKFRTNN, encoded by the coding sequence ATGGCGACCACCAGCGCCAGGAGGCCGAGCGGCCCGGTGCTCTCGGCCGCGCACTACCGCTCCGCCTCGCCGACGCGCGTCTCGCTCGCCGGGCAGCCCGTCAGCGTCAGCGTGTCCTCGTCGTCGCGGGGCCGGCGGACCTGCATGTGCTCGCCGACCAACCACCCGGGCTCGTTCCGCTGCAGCCTGCACAAGGAGCGCGTCAAATATCTAACACATAAATTTAGAACAAACAATTAG
- the LOC103627865 gene encoding P-loop guanosine triphosphatase YjiA, which produces MAALCSASPAISAAASLGSPARVVASFLRLRLRLRAAKRSCSHAPAPSWRARRRFAAAAAEAEECSGVETLIPPDNRIPATIITGFLGSGKTTLLNHILTAHHGKRIAVIENEFGEVDIDGSLVAAQTAGAEDIMMLNNGCLCCTVRGDLVRMIGELVNKKKGRFDHIVIETTGLANPAPIIQTFYAEDVVFNDVKLDGVVTLVDAKHARQHLDEVKPKGIVNEAVQQIAYADRIIVNKIDLVKEPEVLSLVERIRGINHMANLKRAEYGKVDLDYVLGIGGFDLERIESAVAEKSHEDHAEHDHEHHEHENEHDHDHHHHHDHDHDHHAHDHTHDPGVSSVSIVCEGEMDLEKADMWLGNLLLEHSEDIYRMKGLLSVSGMPQRFVFQGVHDIFQGSPERMWEPNEPRINKIVFIGRNLNKEELDKGFKDCLLKK; this is translated from the exons ATGGCGGCGCTCTGCTCCGCCTCCCCGGCCATCTCCGCGGCGGCGTCCCTCGGGTCGCCCGCGCGCGTGGTCGCGTCCTTCCTCCGCCTGCGCCTGCGCCTGCGCGCcgccaagcgctcctgctcccacgCGCCGGCGCCGTCGTGGCGGGCGCGACGGCGCTTCGCGGCGGccgcggcggaggcggaggagtgcTCGGGTGTGGAGACGCTGATCCCGCCCGACAATCGCATCCCCGCCACCATCATCACCGGCTTCCTCGGCTCTGGCAAG ACAACTTTACTGAATCACATCTTGACTGCCCACCATGGAAAGCGAATTGCTGTTATTGAAAATGAG TTTGGAGAAGTAGACATTGATGGCTCACTAGTCGCTGCACAAACCGCTGGAGCTGAGGACATAATGATGCTAAATAACGGCTGCCTTTGTTGCACTGTGCGTGGTGATTTAGTCCGTATGATTGGTGAATTGGTGAACAAGAAGAAGGGGAGGTTTGATCATATTGTTATTGAAACCACAG GTCTAGCGAATCCAGCACCCATTATACAAACATTCTATGCAGAGGATGTAGTTTTTAATGATGTCAAGCTGGACGGTGTTGTTACTTTAGTTGACGCAAAGCATGCTAGACAGCATTTGGATGAAGTAAAGCCCAAGGGTATAGTCAATGAAGCAGTTCAGCAAATTGCCTATGCTGACAGAATTATAGTTAACAAG ATTGATCTTGTCAAAGAACCTGAAGTGTTGTCCTTGGTTGAGCGTATAAGG GGTATCAACCACATGGCTAATTTGAAGCGAGCTGAGTATGGTAAAGTTGATTTGGACTATGTTCTTGGAATTGGAGGATTTGATCTGGAGAG GATTGAGAGTGCTGTTGCTGAAAAGTCACATGAAGATCACGCAGAGCATGATCATGAACACCATGAGCATGAGAATGAACACGACCATGACCATCATCACCATCATGATCATGATCATG ATCATCATGCACATGACCACACTCATGATCCTGGTGTTTCTTCTGTGAGCATTGTTTGCGAAGGGGAGATGGATCTTGAAAAG GCTGACATGTGGTTGGGGAACCTACTGCTGGAACACAGCGAGGATATATACAGGATGAAAGGTCTGCTTTCTGTCAGTGGAATGCCGCAGCGATTTGTCTTTCAG GGAGTCCATGACATTTTCCAGGGATCTCCTGAGAGAATGTGGGAGCCAAATGAGCCGCGCATCAACAAGATTGTCTTCATCGGCAGGAACCTCAATAAAGAAGAGCTGGATAAGGGGTTCAAGGATTGCCTACTGAAGAAATAG